GGCAGATGGGACTGTTCGCTGTGCTCTCTTGCTTCCCAACCCAGAGACTGACATCTACTGGTTCACTCTCTACCAGTTCATGCTGGCATTTGCCATGCCACTGATTGTTATCTGTGTAGTCTACTTCAAGATCCTGCAGCACATAACCACCACTGTGGTCCCACTGCCCCAAAGGAGTCTCCAGATTCGTACCAAGAAAGTCACCCGCATGGCAGTTGCCATCTGCTCTGCCTTTTTCATTTGCTGGGCTCCTTTCTACATTCTCCAGCTGGTTCAACTTGGTATTGATACACCATCCATGGCCTTCTTTTATGCCTACAATTTTGCCATTAGCTTGGGCTATGCCAACAGCTGCCTCAGCCCCTTTCTCTACATTGCCCTCAGCGAGACCTTCAAGCGCCAGTTCTTAGTAGCCATCCGCCCTTCAAAAGTGGCATGTcacaacagcagctctgccaacAACAACAGCATGACAGATGCCAGCATATGCCTAAAACTGGCTTCAGAATCCACTCAGCAGACTCTGCTTCCAGAGGACTCCCCACACTCACTGCCTGCAAATGTTGCTGTTCACTAGGTGACACTGGAGTAATCATAGCAGAAAGTCTTTTAATCTGTAAATCtatggaggagcagcagcttcaTGCAGCACTTTGTGAAGCTATAGACTGCTGACTCCTGCATTCAAGAGGGCAGGTGCTCAGGTATGCTGCTTGGCATTCTGTGCCAGCAACAGACACTTCCAGTGTCCTTTCCTGTTCAGCAATCAAGATATTTTCAAAAACTGGATAAATTTGATGCTAATCCTAAATATTTCAAGTAAAATCAGGCAGATAGCAATTGTACAGCATCAAAGAACTGCAAACCATTCTCAGAAATACTGCTGCAAACACCAGATTTGTTGCTTATTGTGCCAATGAGCCTATTTTCACACTGCCAGTTCCTCATGCTGCTCTTGTGTCTTGCAGCCTACATGACTATTGGGAAACCCCTGCTGAAGGGCTTTAAACATGGCTAAAAAGCATGCAGTATGCAGAGACCTGTAAAGCATGAAGATGGGAAAAGGCAGCTCAGAAACTGAATTGCTTACGTAACTCATTCAAAATAACAAATGCCTTacaaaattaaaggaaaattagATGCCTATTCTGCATGCAAGGCTTAAACAGTCAGAGATTAGGAAATAAATTTACCCATTACAAAGACTAGGAAGAAGGCAGCACAGATCAGCAAAAGGCAGGAGATTATACTGAGACTGCACAGGACTCCTCCCACGGGATAGTGCAGGTATTGTTAAACACTTCATCAAACACAAAGGAACAGTTCACTGTAGATTAATTTCATGTAAAGCAGCATGAAAATTATCATATAGCACAGAATTATATTACTACACTTATGGTTTCATGCTGCCAGCCACCAACAACACAACCATAACAGAAATTCACTCATTCATCTGGACTGTTACCTGCACAGAACTTTCTAAGCTTACAAGTGTACTTAACATACACTCGTGACACTTGCACATATTTAAGTGCAGCTAACACTTCATTCTACATACCAGAGAGCACAGCAATTCACTCACCTCTAGTGATCATAGCAGGCTGGTGTGAAACACAGCACTTTTGTCATCAGATGCAGAGAGATGATTTTTGAATTAATGAACATTTGTTAAACAGAGCTGTGTTCTTCCATTCCAGACTGCGCACCTCAGAAGCACATCCACATCTATAACTGTGTGGtatttttgttagttttccACCCTCTTTTCCTGGACTACAAAGCCAGATAGACGCATACAGAGCTTGCAAACtatgatcttaaagatctttGCCCCATCTTAAATGCCAGGAATTCTCACCTGTGCTGGTTTTCATGGAACTTCTTTGGTCAATATTCTGCCTGAAGAGAGCAAAGTTCAAGGAATGCAAGTTTGTGCAAGTGCAGACTTGCTCTTAAGACTAGCAAAACTGTTGTGTTAACTTTCTCCTACACAGAAGCCAAAGGGATGACTGAGACTTTCTTCTGTATAAGATGGTGGAGGTTGggcatttcccccccccctcttaATACCAGCAATTAGGAAAGTatgagggaagggaaaaagggttTCATTGTCTGAGCTCTCAAAGTAGCACATTAAAGATGTTATCTTGTTTACAGTAAAGGTGTTTATGATTCAACCAGTTTATTCTCACCTTAAATGAGTCAGCCTGACATGGTGTGGTCAGGCTTCATGGCCAAAATCAGTGGGACACAGTGGGCTAATCAAGAAAGGAGGCCAGGACCAGCAGGGAAGGGTCTCTGTGGGAAAGGCCTTTTCCAGACCTCATCACGTGGAAGTCAAGGCACAACACACTGTTCACCTTTCTAGGGTGAAATCTTCGCATAGATAAGATCTGACATATGAGAAGCCAGGAGGATGGGGGTTTAATCACTGGGATTTTATTCACATTTATGGGGCAGGACAAAAGCTCTTCCAACTGAAGAGCCACCAGCATCCAAATCACTCTAACAGAGAGTCTCTACCTAGGTTGTGGGTTATGATCAAAATGTCCCAAACAGACACAAGATTCCACCATAACCATTCCCTCATATAAGGGCCACCTTTAACAGCTCAAGACTGGCCACATCCAGTCCCTGTTCTCCTAGCAATCTGCCTCAGAACTCAGCACCACCGCAAGCCAGAAATTTCTCCCTGATGCCATTTTGGCATGATTGGCACCAAATACCctatatttcaaagcaaattctGTTAACTTGGAGTGTATCATTGTTCTGATGTGTACCCAGATTTATGCCTTTGTCCACTCTTCTGTTCATATTTGTTACGCAGCACCTCTTGCCCCCATCCCAGTGACTTTGTTGCTAActgcagagacagaaaacaaagcactactctatttaatagaaaaaaaatccacagccCCTCTTGCAGATAGGCAGTCTGAAGGGTTACTGCAGTCTGTGTGAAAAGCATGGTGAGAAAAggtatagaaaaaaatgcagtatgtTTTCCTGCACTCCCACATCTCACATGCAGCCCTTTGTCTCCTTTGCTTGATACGAACTAAAGGAAATCCAACTAAGCAGCTAGGAGCACAAGAAAAGACCAAATCTAAATAAAACCACCTTCACAACACATGGTGGAAAAAGCCCTTTCAGACTAGTTGCTTGGTTCGAGAGCTCGCCATGCTGGATGAAATACACTTCCTTGGCTCTTTTCACCAACACTTTCCCTATGTGTTTGCTAGGTACCACATCAGACAGCAAGATGACAGATGGGTTTATTCTCCCCCACTCCTGTTCCCCTCCTCATCCTTTGAGGTGTGACTGAAACCCATGTCATAGCTGTGCTCTTAATCAATTCCCATAAGGGGCATACTGCCCAGTTTATTTACTTCTAATTCCTGAGCTATCAAAAGATATAAACTTTGGTTGTGCTTGCAGGGTTCACTTCCTGGCTCAACCTCATTAGTTAACTAATTTATACTATCCtaacctccccccccccccccccccccctttcaaATTGTGGACATACGGCAATAAAATCTAATCCTACCTGCTCCACTGTTGCACTCCTAAGGGAAAGCTGGAATTGAGGTCCCAAAGCCCTGCCAGTTAGCAGGCTAGTGACATTCTTCCCCAAAAACTGATCTCCACAGCTAACCCTGCCCATGACAGCTGGGTAACCATGATGGAGAGCAGGCATATACTGCCAGGTGGGGATGGATGACTCACTGGCCCTTGGGAGTCTGTTGGAATTTGGCTAATAGTGTTTTAGCAAGCAGTCTTCCCTGCTTGCTAACTGAATTTCATTCAACAAACTCACTGGTGGGAGACAAGCCACATATGTTCATATTGTTCCCAGTCCACTTGCTTCACGTTACTCCTGCCCGATGCTGGGGCCACACAGAAACACCATTTTCTGGTCGCATCCATGAGAACAGAGCAATGCATCTGTCCACTCACACTCCTCCTACAGCCTTTCTGCTGCATGGTCAGGGAGGGGACACAGTGCAGGGAAGGGGCAGCACACAGAGGAGTCGCTAACTGATGAGGGGTTCTCATCTGGAGCCTCCATTTCTAATTGGGGAGGTGGGAGTCATTTGATGCTTCCAGGTGACATATGGCATTTGAAAGCATCTGAACAGAGATATCTGCTCCAATGAAGGGAAAACCTTTGAGAAGAAATGTAGACCTTCATTACAGGAGAATATTAGAAATGACACCTGCTATTAAACTTTGTGCTGTAATGCTGTAAcacaatggaaaacacagcaacaataACAGAGTAGCAAAGTCTTAGGCCACAAGTGAGGATAAGCCCAAGTGCAGCAGGcatggacacagaaacaaagggaaaaagctgcttaccttcagaagccTCAGGTAGAGAGGGATTTGGGATCTCTGGCAAAATgtccttgcctccactgccaatggatcctggctccaccccttctgatcactctggtacattgcatgcacctgagctcctttgggttggtcctgccttcccaccaggttttcaatcactgcttcaggccctgacttagcatttccactatgCAGGCTAAGATCTCAGCTCTGGAGTTTGAAGGAAGCTGAAGTACCTCATGAGGTTTACTGGGTTCCAGTAACCACTTAGGACCAAGCACAGCTCTCGCAGCTCCAGATAAGAGGCACCTGCCAACTGCTCTTATGATACTCAGTGCCACCAGGATGATGAAGAGCAGCAGGATATGAACTACCCCCCCAAAGCAGCCAGAAGCTCTCCCCAGCTGCCTCACTGCTAGACAAGCATGCACAGCAGCCCCAAGCAGGGGAGCAGGCTATTACCTTATGTCAATATTAAATAGCAACATTATGGGAGCGGGGAGCAGTTTggctatttggaaaaaaatacaggacaGTCCTTGAATGCGTGGCAGAATCTGATGCATGCAATACTCATTGGTGCCCCAGAGCTACTGTACATATGTGAACTTTGCAACATAATTCCACAGCAAGTGCTTTAGCATCTGCTGCTGATGTTAAGCCTGGGGTGCCCAAAACAGATGAGGAAGAATCTAAAGCTTCTAACATTAATCAAAAAGTACAGAGCAGAACCTTGGTCTCTCAGTTGCTTGCCTTAAACACTATTTCTTCCCTCCCGGGCCCCAGCACAAGCCAAAGACTGTCTCTTGCCTCTGACTCCAGGGCAGTTCCTTACCAGGCAACTCCTTTTATGTAAAGCTTAGCAAAAAAACTGCAGGTTTGCGAGTGCTTCTCCAGACCAAAGCCCTGGGAAGACATTTCAAAACACCCAGGGAGTACAAACACCTTGCAGATAAGTTATGAAGCTTGAACAAAAAGCATAATCTGTAGCCTTGAACTTCAAACAGCAAGTCTCTTTTACCTCAAAGCAGGCATCCTGGTGCAAGATTGACAGTCTGCTCGAGCAATCCACAGCATGCCAAGGCACActgggaaaatgagaaaagcttcAACCACTCTTTCCAGAGGTcaccttttcacagaatcacagaattgtaggggttgaaagtgacctccagagatcatcgagtccaaccccctgccaaagcagttccctacagcaggtcgcacaggtaggcatccaggcaggtcttgaacatctccagagaaggagacaccaccacctccctgggcagcctgttccagtgctccgtcacctcactgtaaagaagttcttgcgcacattggtgcagaacttcctatgctgcagtttccggccgtttccccttgtcctgtctccactcaccactgaaaagagtccggcctcgccattctgccccccacaccttagatacttatagacctggatcaggtcccctctcagtcttcttttctcaaggctaaatagacccagttcactcagcctttcttcccAGCCTAGAACAGTGCATCACTGAGGTAAGACAAAGTCTGGATTTGGTCCATGGTTCCTTGAATTTTCAAGTATAATTAACAATGTGCAGGTTTCAGTAAGTAATTTCAAACATGTTCAGAGAACTACCAAACAGTACCTCTAGAAATTCATATAGCAGTGACTGAAAACCCAGATTCAGGCCATCACTTAGGGCCTTTATTAGTTCACTATATAATGATGCTATTACTAGTTTTTCTGCCACAGATCAGAGTCCCAACAGTCATGCTATAGACTATGAATGGTCACAGCAAGACCACTGCTACAACACATTTaccagaaggaagaaagcaaaatttaagCTCCTCCATTCCTCATccatcagaaagcagcagcagcataaGCTAGTGAACCACAACACACAGAATGGTTATGCATTTAATCCGATGTCCAGTTCTCAAATGTTACTTAAAAATCTTGTCCCTACATCTCACCTGTTTAATCCTTTAGCCCAGAAACCTGCCTCAGAAATCCCCTTCATATTTAAAAGTCTTCCCAATGCTCTTCTCATACAACCTGCTGTAACACACTACTGTACAATCACAGACATCACCAGCACCCTACAGCAGCAGGGAATTTGTCAACAGCTCTCAAGCAGACTGGTCCCACATACCCCAGGCAAGCTGCAACACCTGGCCTTACTATCTTCTGTTCTCACAAGTCCAAGTACTTTAATGGCTATTTAAAGCCTGCCAAATCCTGTTTGAATTAGTTGCCAAACATTCCCTTTTTTATATTCTTAAGTAGTTCAAGTTGTCAATACAACGCTCTCAAAACAAGGAGCTGAGATTTTGGTTATAGAAGTATAATTAAGTGTAATAATTAGACAATTTTATGCTAAAAACTGCTAAGTTTATACAATAACAGGAGTTTTGAACAGTGGTTGTTTGAATACCAGTTAAGAACAACCATGGTAACAACACACACAAGAATTTGTGCACTTGATGGAATTTGTAACATCCTTGTCTGCCCCCAATTCACACAGAACACCTACACACAAAGCCTCTGGGTATTAGGACATGCTCTGCAGGATGCAACAAAGTCAATGCGGACAGGCCACATTACACATCTCAGACAGCTTTTCAAGTGTTACTATTAGCTAGCGAACAGCTAAGACTCAAGCATAAAGAGCTGAGGTGCAGTTTAATCAAAAGTTTCCAAGTGCTACAGTAGGAATTGCAGGATGTGTTAAACTTGGAGATTAATGTGGGTACCTGACAGTATGACCTAGGTCAGGCATGCGATTCCCACCTTGCTGTACCTCACACATTATATGAGACTAGAAAAACAATCTCAAGTCTATGCTTTCCACCATTTTCTCAACTAAAGCATGCTATGAGTCTACTTACAGCAAGCTGATCCAAGAGTTAACTATGAGGAACTCATGATTACAGCGACTATTAAGCATAATTCCGGCACACCAAATTaacaaagaaaagttttaacagagctcaaaaaaacaaaaaaaaaacaaacaaaaaaaacaaaaaaaaaaacaaccaggaaAACTCAAAAACATTCCGTCACACATCAGTTCTGCTCTATCCAGAACTCTAGGGTCAGCAGCAACAGGGGAGCAAAGAAGAAGCTGCTTTATTCAGAAGGCCCAAGCTCAGCCATCCCTTGTTTTCCggtccaatttttttttccttttcacctcCCATTTCTGACTGCCTTTATAAGACCTGTCATTTCAACttcactccccccccccccccaaaaaaaaaaaaaaaaaaaaagacaaagcctGAACAGCCTGTTCAGAGAGATATACTCTTGAGATACTGGGTTGGAACATTCAGCATTACGTCTCTCCAAGAAAATGAAGTGTGGCTTCCTCAAGGCAAGGGTTCTGATGGAGGAGAAGCAATGAGCTTTGACATCTGCTGTTAGCCTCCTTTGCAGCTCCTCCAGAGCCTATGCACTGCTCTAACAATGAAGGTCaaatcctgctctgctccctgatACCACACACCTATGCTCTCCCTCTTTAGCAGCATCCAGGATCATAGTCACCTATCCATCCTTGTAATCCTCAGCTGACTATTCAGTTACAAAGTTGCTTTACCAGTACTCAGCTTTCTGAGCAGCTCTTCAACTGCTCTTTTAGCTCAAACAAGAACATCTTTCATCTGTCCGCTTTCCCTAACCCTGCCACAAAGAATAACTGCAAAGAGCCTAGGAAATTCCCCAACAGTAGCATTTTAGGTTTGCTGCCACAGGTAGCTACTAGATAAGAAAGTCAGCTGGGACCTAGCcagaataaggaagaaaagccacctaaacttaaacaaacaaaaaacttcgTACTATGAATGCTGCAGATATAGTCTCaagacaaacacaaagaaagctcACATTAAAAAACCCTGCTTgagcacaagagaaaaaaaacaactaggtTCCCCGCTCACCTATTTATAAGTGAGAAGAAAGTGCAGTTCCCACTTCCAGCTAATGAGACTCAGCCTGTTAGGGCTGATTAAGtggtttcagctgggaaaaGATTAACTTTATCAGGGAGAAGGTGTTACTGGTGCCTCTGTGTAAAGCTGGACTCCTCTATGATAGCTAAGATCCCAgtattgaaaagaaatgtaaactgAGATTAGTCTTGATGTTGCTGGGTCTTGCAATCATAGTGGGtgcaaaaagcaaattctgGATTAGAGTCTTTTCCAGaccatttcctttctgttttaaggaaaaactgaattaaaCAAAGGGGTGACAGACTggaatttgaaaggaaaagtagGTGGTGTTCTTGAGTTATGCAAAAATCAGGTAGTCTGGCTATCCTCcaaaatgcaacttttttttttttttttttttggtaaagtAGGGAGAAAAAGGTGCATCTGCCGCATGTCCTGCTGCCCCTTGAGATATACAAGAGATACATCCTTGTTCCCTGCACTGTGCTTCCACATGCTGCAGAGAGACAGTTGCAGCTAGCCAGCACTGTGTGGCCCCCCTGAAGGACTGAGGGTCAGTTCACAAGGAAGGAGAGGAATCAGTAatcaggaaggaagaaaaattaaaataatgcactGGAAAATAGAGCAGGatgttttttgcattttttttgccTATGCTGGCATTTTGTCAAAGGGGCTATTACTGGGAAACTGCAGCAGGAAGCTGAGATgttggtggggaaaaaagctgTATATTTCCTATTTGTCAGTAAACAAAGTCTTATGAGCTATCTCACAGCAACAAGAGAGAAACTTGAGGTGAAATCTGAGCTTTTGGTGCGTTTTCCCATCAGATCAACTCATATCTCCTCAGCAGCAAATCCAGCTTTGTCATCAGCCAGACGGGCTTGCAATGTGCTgagttttcctgttttccacTGTAACTGGGCCACAACGCACTCAGCGCTGCCCTGCACAATGGCATCTCACCAGCCTCTGCTGGAGGCACAACCAGAAGAAATAGTGATACCTGCTACAGAGAAAAATTGCCTTCCCcagctgctgggcaggaggagctgtAATTACAGCAGCTTGGCCattgtttcactgtttttccccacaTTGACTGAATTTTTCCTCAGAATGAGTGGTGAGCCCAAGTACTGCGGTAAGGAATGGGGCTGGGTGCCTGCCTCAGTGCTAGCAGCCCAGCTGTGGATTGTCACAAGCTCTTGGAAAATAACACGTGTGAGGAGGCTACCcatcatgctgctgctggcctctCCAGGTCAAATTTCACACCTGATCCTGTCCAGTGACTGCAAATCCAGAGAATTAAAATCCCTATTAGCcacacagacagcagtgaaATCCTGGGGCTTCATTGCGATTTGAAGGCTGCATCAGGGCTGCAGTCATCAGCACCTTTGTTCTGAGCCCAGCCACAACACTCCCATGCTACCAACTCCACGGCCTGGATGCTCCACACTAGACGTGCTTTGAGACCTGCAGTTCTGCCCAGAACAGCGTCTTTTGCAGGTACCATCACTCACATATTTTTCAGAAACCCTGAGAGGATGCACAGCTCCAACAAAACCATTGTGGGCTGAGAAGATAGCACTGGGCTCTCCTCAGGACTGCTTCTGCCAGACATAGATGATCCTAGGTCATTCTGGAAGGTTCTAGAAGTTTCTGGGCATGTCCAGAAATGGTTGGTTCCAGAGGGTTCCAGGCTGTTCCAGAGGAGTTCTGGCCAAGGTTCCAGAGCATTCCAGAGGTTTTCAACCAGTTCGGGAGGATTGCAGGCAGTTCCAGAAGGTTCTTGGTGGTCCCACAGCACCTGTGATGCCTAAGATAATGACGTGGAGGAAGAAGgtgctttttatct
The genomic region above belongs to Lagopus muta isolate bLagMut1 chromosome 18, bLagMut1 primary, whole genome shotgun sequence and contains:
- the LOC125702225 gene encoding melanin-concentrating hormone receptor 1-like; the protein is MAPISSLHNFSTLEARNGSVAEKPAPYTNVIMPSLFSIICFLGIVGNLTVIYTIVKKKKLKRNQTVPDIFIFNLSIVDLLFLLGMPFLIHQLLGNGSWYFGATLCTIITTLDNNSQFTSTNILTVMTLDRYLATVYPLKSTYVRTPCVAALVICLAWLLSFLTVIPVWMYAGLMPLADGTVRCALLLPNPETDIYWFTLYQFMLAFAMPLIVICVVYFKILQHITTTVVPLPQRSLQIRTKKVTRMAVAICSAFFICWAPFYILQLVQLGIDTPSMAFFYAYNFAISLGYANSCLSPFLYIALSETFKRQFLVAIRPSKVACHNSSSANNNSMTDASICLKLASESTQQTLLPEDSPHSLPANVAVH